A genomic segment from Amycolatopsis camponoti encodes:
- a CDS encoding GNAT family N-acetyltransferase, whose translation MLIRDATPDDATACLAIYAPYVTETAISFEDEPPSVAEMARRITDAHAWFVLEGEVRVAGFAYAHPFAERAAYRWSCETSIYLERGRRRTGAGRALYETLFERLRDKGFCRAFAGMTLPNDASAGLHRALGFEPAGVYRRVGWKHGAWRDVAWVQKDLHATDGCASPPAPLT comes from the coding sequence ATGTTGATCCGAGACGCCACTCCCGACGACGCCACCGCCTGCCTCGCCATCTACGCGCCCTACGTCACCGAGACCGCCATCTCCTTCGAAGACGAACCGCCCTCCGTCGCCGAAATGGCCCGCCGCATCACCGACGCCCATGCCTGGTTCGTCCTGGAAGGCGAAGTCCGCGTCGCCGGATTCGCCTACGCCCACCCCTTCGCCGAACGCGCCGCCTACCGGTGGTCGTGCGAGACGAGCATCTACCTCGAACGCGGCCGCCGTCGCACCGGCGCCGGCCGCGCCCTGTACGAAACCCTCTTCGAACGGTTGCGGGACAAGGGCTTCTGCCGCGCCTTCGCCGGCATGACCCTCCCGAACGACGCGAGCGCCGGCCTGCACCGCGCCCTCGGGTTCGAGCCGGCGGGCGTCTACCGCCGGGTCGGCTGGAAGCACGGCGCGTGGCGTGACGTCGCCTGGGTCCAGAAGGACCTTCACGCAACCGATGGTTGCGCATCGCCGCCGGCCCCGCTAACGTGA
- a CDS encoding SRPBCC domain-containing protein, with protein sequence MEHGTLDREIHIDASPDVVFDVVSSPEHLREWWPDEAEYPVEPGGDGRIGFGGSWVRFTVVDAVPPKLFSFRWTHEAGETAAPGNSFLVVFELEPTAGGTRLRMTETGFRERGWDEAKIAAEYADHASGWDHFLPRLPGYAVKVGATTR encoded by the coding sequence ATGGAACACGGAACCCTCGACCGCGAGATCCACATCGACGCCAGCCCCGACGTCGTCTTCGACGTCGTCAGCAGCCCCGAACACCTCCGCGAATGGTGGCCCGACGAGGCCGAGTACCCGGTCGAGCCCGGGGGAGACGGCCGCATCGGCTTCGGCGGCAGCTGGGTCCGGTTCACCGTCGTCGACGCCGTCCCCCCGAAGCTGTTCTCCTTCCGGTGGACCCACGAAGCGGGGGAGACCGCCGCACCCGGCAACTCGTTCCTCGTCGTCTTCGAACTCGAGCCCACGGCCGGCGGCACCCGCCTCCGGATGACCGAGACCGGCTTCCGCGAACGCGGCTGGGACGAAGCCAAGATCGCCGCCGAATACGCCGACCACGCCAGCGGCTGGGACCACTTCCTGCCCCGCCTGCCCGGGTACGCCGTCAAGGTCGGAGCGACGACCCGGTGA
- a CDS encoding ArsR/SmtB family transcription factor, translating into MSTAVDDDLWSAIGDPIRRRMLDLLLNEGSATATSLSEHLPVTRQAVAKHLTVLDRVGLVHATAAGREKQYRVDEAQLARAVAQLADVGAAWDARLRRIKRIAETIQKKL; encoded by the coding sequence GTGAGCACCGCAGTGGACGACGACCTCTGGTCGGCCATCGGCGACCCCATCCGCCGCCGCATGCTCGACCTGCTCCTGAACGAGGGCAGCGCGACCGCGACCAGCCTGAGCGAGCACCTCCCGGTGACCCGCCAAGCCGTCGCGAAACACCTCACCGTCCTCGACCGCGTCGGCCTCGTGCACGCGACCGCCGCCGGTCGTGAGAAGCAGTACCGCGTCGACGAGGCGCAGCTGGCCCGCGCCGTCGCCCAGCTCGCCGACGTCGGCGCCGCCTGGGACGCCCGGCTCCGCCGCATCAAGCGCATCGCCGAAACCATCCAGAAGAAGCTCTAG
- a CDS encoding SRPBCC family protein: MDILHRIGIEKATPEKVYEAITTLDGLSDWWTEKTVGDTELGGVIAFRFIPGGFDMKVIELDPGRLVRWEVVDGPPEWIGTTIRWDLEQRGDYTIVLFKHEGWRESIEFMHHCSTKWAIYLMSLKQLVETGEGAPSPRDVMISDWH; this comes from the coding sequence ATGGACATCTTGCACCGCATCGGCATCGAGAAGGCCACACCGGAAAAGGTCTACGAGGCGATCACCACCCTCGACGGCCTGTCGGACTGGTGGACCGAGAAAACCGTGGGGGACACCGAACTCGGCGGCGTCATCGCGTTCCGCTTCATCCCGGGCGGGTTCGACATGAAGGTCATCGAGCTCGACCCGGGCCGGCTCGTGCGCTGGGAGGTCGTCGACGGACCGCCGGAGTGGATCGGCACGACGATCCGGTGGGACCTCGAGCAGCGTGGCGACTACACGATCGTCCTGTTCAAGCACGAAGGCTGGCGCGAGTCGATCGAGTTCATGCATCACTGCAGCACGAAGTGGGCGATCTACCTGATGAGCCTCAAGCAGCTCGTCGAGACCGGGGAAGGTGCCCCGAGCCCGCGGGACGTGATGATCAGCGACTGGCACTGA